The proteins below are encoded in one region of Cryptomeria japonica unplaced genomic scaffold, Sugi_1.0 HiC_scaffold_112, whole genome shotgun sequence:
- the LOC131865461 gene encoding ATPase family AAA domain-containing protein At1g05910-like, which produces MYHDKHKHEHSPKLKKRCLVSASRLAEMLQPTPNLRNAAYLSVHKTAGPSNQTESMNVQSHMSTLPRSTRNRTNSVNLEDYETDNIDTEDADLMRRTYRPATIKVENNPSLDEQSSPMQEKRTRDTISLPRREGLRPRKSTIRHSSQDSEDQECTEEEDDRNKGEAGDEGEEDEVDEVEEEGEEGKEQEGRRRYALRNRTEARRFSLEKEENQRLQSPPRKVLHKGMGIKNARDARRGGSRAEKHRCAQRVDDSDDSLLVDEMDQGPVGSSSWMHVGNTNFGQQWVCGGLDMHNATAWGLKVAASGWGHQGDTFGYGGVGAQPAEPSSKGGADIQPLQVDETVSFDDIGGLSDHIDALKEMVFFPLLYPDFFANYHISPPRGVLLCGPPGTGKTLIARALACAASKAGQKVNFYMRKGADVLSKWVGEAERQLKLLFLEAQRNQPSIIFFDEIDGLAPVRSSKQEQIHNSIVSTLLALMDGLDSRGQVVLIGATNRIDAIDGALRRPGRFDREFVFSLPDCKARAEILKIHTRKWKNPLSEEIRMELAAACMGYCGADLKALCTEAAINAFREKYPQIYTSDDKFVIDLDSVKVEKHDFLEAMSTITPAAHRGATVQSRPLSPVIAPCLQGQLKIISDYISDIFYVVAKGDKKDSLNDSSRHLAKLLGFPYGSSIPFVYRPRLLLCGKEGAGLDHIGPAVLHELERFPVHCLGLPSLLSDPSARTPEEALVHIVGEARRTTPSILYLPQLQLWWETAHDQLRAVLLSILEELPSDLPLLLLATSSVPSDELDGEAASLFGRRYIYQVEKPSSDDRCRFISQLVDAVLTIPDQQVVVTPKKNVSNPELPKVPKAARGPSETELRAKVEAEEHAIRRLRMCLRDVCSRLLYEKRFSVFHYPVMDEDAPDYYAIVQNPMDITTLLQRVDNRRYLTCSAFLQDVELIPANAKAYNGDDYNGARIVSRAYALRDAILGMLSQMDPALVAFCDKIAAQGGPTRLSEDSTTNFPSNPVAQPVHITRASECLRNVQPDMNVSQSYEVLKRSKQNSDPDQGKVVAGDSDPFAEDRSQPMEIDTPGQNTLKTKCLHGSVTNEAFKGVQQCEANNQEEIMNQPEHKSSSKVPISNHLAVQIESIEDNFVKCTEGYGISELERLYALICRRVISLADANKPTIIKFLKDFSSDESNFHR; this is translated from the exons gtGCATAAAACTGCTGGTCCTTCGAATCAGACAGAGAGCATGAACGTGCAG TCACATATGTCCACTCTACCTCGTTCTACAAGAAACAGGACAAATTCTGTCAATTTAGAGGATTATGAAACAGATAACATAGACACAGAGGATGCAGATCTGATG agacgaacatatcggCCAGCTACTATTAAAGTTGAGAATAACCCTAGCCTGGATGAGCAGTCCAGTCCAATGCAAGAGAAGAGGACAAGAGATACTATATCTTTGCCACGGCGAGAAGGACTTCGGCCTCGAAAGTCAACCATCCGACATTCTTCTCAAGATTCTGAAGACCAGGAATGCACAGAGGAGGAAGATGATAGAAATAAAGGGGAGGCTGGGGATGAAGGAgaggaagatgaagttgatgaagtTGAGGAAGAGGGTGAGGAGGGTAAAGAACAAGAAGGAAGGAGACGGTATGCTCTCCGAAATCGCACTGAGGCGAGGAGGTTTTCtcttgaaaaagaagaaaaccaaCGACTGCAGTCTCCACCACGAAAAGTACTGCATAAAGGAATGGGAATAAAAAATGCACGTGATGCGAGACGAGGTGGCTCAAGGGCGGAAAAACATCGTTGTGCACAAAGAGTTGATGATTCAGATGATTCTCTTCTTGTGGATGAGATGGATCAGGGTCCTGTTGGTTCGTCATCATGGATGCATGTGGGAAATACAAACTTTGGTCAGCAATGGGTTTGTGGCGGACTTGACATGCATAACGCAACTGCATGGGGTTTGAAAGTTGCAGCATCTGGATGGGGACACCAAGGTGATACGTTTGGTTATGGAGGTGTAGGTGCACAACCTGCTGAGCCTAGTTCAAAAGGTGGAGCTGACATTCAACCCTTGCAAGTTGATGAAACAGTGAGTTTTGATGATATTGGAGGGCTTTCTGACCACATTGATGCATTGAAAGAAATGGTTTTTTTCCCTCTTCTCTATCCTGATTTCTTTGCAAATTATCACATCTCTCCTCCAAGGGGAGTCTTATTGTGTGGTCCTCCGGGAACTGGAAAAACGTTGATTGCAAGGGCTTTAGCATGTGCAGCTTCCAAGGCAGGACAGAAAGTAAACTTTTACATGCGAAAGGGAGCTGATGTGCTCAGCAAGTGGGTTGGGGAAGCTGAGCGGCAGCTGAAATTACTTTTTTTGGAAGCACAAAGGAACCAACCATCCAtaatattttttgatgaaatagaTGGTCTTGCCCCAGTGAGGTCTAGTAAACAAGAACAAATTCACAATTCTATTGTATCTACGCTTCTTGCTCTAATGGATGGTCTAGACTCTAGAGGTCAAGTAGTGCTTATTGGAGCGACAAACAGGATTGATGCTATTGATGGAGCTCTTCGTCGGCCTGGTCGGTTTGATCGTGAATTTGTATTTTCCTTACCTGATTGTAAAGCACGAGCTGAGATATTAAAGATCCACACAAGAAAGTGGAAGAATCCTTTATCAGAGGAAATAAGAATGGAATTAGCAGCAGCTTGTATGGGGTATTGTGGTGCTGATTTAAAAGCTTTGTGCACAGAAGCTGCAATTAATGCTTTCCGTGAGAAATATCCTCAAATATACACTAGTGATGATAAGTTTGTCATAGATTTGGATTCTGTGAAAGTAGAGAAGCATGATTTCTTGGAAGCTATGTCTACTATTACTCCTGCTGCCCATAGAGGTGCAACAGTACAGTCAAGGCCATTGTCCCCAGTAATAGCTCCATGCTTACAAGGACAACTAAAAATAATCAGTGATTATATTTCTGACATCTTCTACGTAGTGGCCAAGGGTGATAAAAAAGATTCGCTGAATGACAGTTCTCGCCATCTTGCCAAGTTACTTGGATTTCCCTATGGTTCTTCCATTCCATTTGTTTACAGACCAAGACTTCTACTTTGTGGGAAGGAGGGTGCTGGCTTG GATCACATTGGCCCTGCAGTTTTACACGAATTAGAGAGGTTCCCTGTGCATTGTCTTGGGCTTCCATCACTTTTGTCCGACCCAAGTGCACGGACCCCTGAGGAAGCACTAGTACACATTGTGGGAGAAGCAAGGAGGACTACTCCTTCTATCTTGTATCTGCCTCAACTTCAACTTTGGTGGGAGACG GCCCATGATCAGCTAAGAGCTGTTCTACTATCTATACTGGAAGAATTGCCATCAGACCTTCCTTTATTACTTCTTGCAACCTCCTCTGTACCCTCTGATGAATTGGATGGAGAAGCTGCATCCTTGTTTGGTCGTCGCTATAT TTACCAAGTAGAAAAACCAAGTTCAgatgacaggtgtagattcatctcgcAACTGGTTGATGCTGTTCTTACTATCCCTGATCAACAAGTAGTAGTTACTCCTAAAAAGAATGTTTCTAATCCTGAACTTCCAAAGGTACCAAAAGCAGCAAGAGGACCAAGTGAAACTGAGCTACGTGCCAAGGTAGAAGCAGAGGAGCATGCTATTCGACGACTCCGAATGTGTCTTCGGGATGTCTGCAGCAG ACTTCTGTATGAAAAACGGTTCAGTGTCTTCCATTACCCTGTCATGGATGAAGACGCTCCTGACTATTATGCAATAGTTCAAAATCCAATGGATATCACTACTTTACTGCAGCGAGTAGATAATCGACGTTACTTGACATGCTCAGCATTCCTGCAAGATGTGGAACTAATTCCAGCCAATGCAAAA GCATATAATGGTGATGACTACAATGGAGCTCGAATTGTCAGCAGAGCATATGCACTAAGGGATGCG ATTCTTGGCATGCTTTCCCAAATGGATCCTGCACTAGTTGCCTTTTGTGATAAAATTGCTGCTCAGGGTGGGCCAACTCGTTTGTCAGAGGATTCAACTACAAATTTTCCTTCGAATCCTGTTGCTCAACCAGTTCATATTACAAGAGCAAGTGAATGCTTACGCAACGTTCAGCCTGATATGAATGTATCTCAAAGTTACGAGGTCTTGAAGCGCTCAAAGCAGAATAGTGATCCTGATCAAG gtaaagttGTGGCTGGGGACTCTGATCCATTTGCTGAGGACAGATCACAACCCATGGAGATTGATACACCTGGGCAGAATACTCTAAAAACAAAATGCCTTCATGGTAGTGTGACAAATGAGGCATTTAAAGGTGTGCAGCAATGTGAGGCAAATAATCAAGAAGAAATAATGAATCAACCGGAACACAAATCCTCTTCCAAAGTGCCAATAAGCAATCACTTGGCAGTACAGATTGAATCAATAGAAGATAATTTTGTGAAATGTACCGAAGGTTATGGAATCTCAGAACTTGAAAGACTTTATGCTCTAATTTGTCGAAGGGTGATATCCTTAGCAGATGCAAACAAACCTACAATTATTAAATTCTTGAAGGACTTCTCATCTGATGAAAGCAATTTTCATAGATAG